A region from the Vicia villosa cultivar HV-30 ecotype Madison, WI linkage group LG3, Vvil1.0, whole genome shotgun sequence genome encodes:
- the LOC131660474 gene encoding uncharacterized protein LOC131660474 isoform X1 yields MELAQLEALCERLYNSQDSVERAHAENTLKCFSMNTEYISQCQYILDHALTPYALMLASSSLLKQVTEHSLDLKLRLDIWTYLINYLGTRGPELQPFVTASLIQLLCRVTKFGWFDDDRFRDLVKESMNFLSQATPGHYAIGLRILNQLISEMNQANAGLPATKHRRVACSFRDQSLFQIFQISLTSLSQLKNDAISQLQELALSLSLKCLSFDFVGTSVDESSDEFGTVQIPSPWKSVLEDSSTLQLFFDHYAITKPPLSKEALECLVRLASVRRSLFTNDATRSKFLAHLMTGTKVILQTGQGLADHNNYHEFCRLLGRFRVNYQLSELVNVEGYSDWIRLVAEFTLKSLQSWQWASNSVYYLLGLWSRLVASVPYLKGDAPSLLGEYVPKITESFITSRFNSVQAGLPDDLENPLDNAELLQDQLDCLPNLCRFQYESSSLFIINITEPVLQIYTERARLQISDSNDLSVIEDKLAWIVHIAAAILKTKQCNGCSVESQEVLDAEIAARVLQLINVTDSGVHSQRYGEVSKQRLDRAILIFFQHFRKSYIGDQAIHSSKQLYARLSELLGLHDHLLLLNMIVGKIATNLKCYIESEEVIDHTLSLFLELATGFMTGKLLMKLDTVKFIIANHTREHFPFLDAKKCSRSRTIFYYTIGWLIFMEDCPVKFKSSMDPLQQVFLNLESTPDSVFRTDAVKYALVGLMRDLRGIAMSTNSRRTYGFLFDWLYPAHMPLILKGISHWTDTPEVTTPLLKFMAEFVLNKSQRLTFDSSSPNGILLFREVSKLIVAYGSRILTFPNAADVYTYKYKGIWICLTILSRALSGNYVNFGVFELYGDRALSDALDAALKMTLSIPMSDILAYRKLTKAYFAFLEVLFYSHLTFILSLDTNTFVHLVGSLESGLKGLDTSISSQCASAVDNLVAFYFNNIKLGENPNLPASVNLARHIAECPTLFPEILKTLFEILLFEDCSNQWSLSRPMLSLILINEKTFSDLKAQILSSQPINRQKQLSLCFDKLMADITEKLDSKNRDRFTQNLTIFRHDFRAK; encoded by the exons ATGGAGTTGGCGCAACTGGAAGCATTGTGTGAGAGGCTTTACAATTCTCAGGACTCAGTTGAACGTGCTCATGCGGAGAATACACTGAAATGCTTCTCTATGAACACTGAATACATTTCTCAATGCCAATATATTCTTGATCATGCTTTGACACCTTATGCATTGATGCTTGCTAGTTCTAGTTTGTTGAAACAAGTTACCGAACATAGTCTTGATTTGAAGCTCCGTCTCGATATAt GGACCTACCTGATCAACTATCTAGGGACCAGAGGACCTGAGTTACAGCCGTTTGTGACTGCTTCTCTGATCCAACTTTTGTGTCGAGTAACGAAATTCGGATGGTTTGATGATGATAGATTTCGGGACTTGGTCAAAGAATCAATGAACTTCTTGAGTCAG GCAACACCGGGTCATTATGCCATTGGTTTGAGGATATTGAATCAGCTTATTTCTGAGATGAATCAG GCTAATGCTGGGTTACCTGCAACAAAGCATCGAAGAGTAGCTTGCTCCTTCAGGGATCAATCTCTATTTCAAATATTTCAGATATCTCTAACATCGTTGAGTCAGTTGAAGAATGATG CAATCAGTCAGTTGCAAGAATTGGCACTTTCTCTCTCTTTGAAATGTTTATCATTTGATTTTGTGGGGACATCTGTGGATGAAAGTTCCGATGAGTTTGGCACAGTTCAG ATTCCATCACCCTGGAAATCAGTCTTGGAGGATTCTTCAACGTTACAACTATTTTTTGATCACTATGCCATTACAAAGCCTCCTCTTTCGAAGGAA GCACTGGAGTGCTTAGTGCGACTAGCGTCTGTAAGACGTTCTTTGTTTACAAATGATGCTACCCGGTCCAAGTTTTTGGCCCATTTAATGACAGGAACCAAAGTAATCCTGCAAACAGGGCAAG GTCTTGCAGATCATAATAATTACCATGAGTTTTGCCGTCTTCTTGGTCGGTTCAGAGTGAATTACCAG TTGTCAGAGCTAGTTAATGTGGAAGGTTATAGCGATTGGATACGTTTGGTTGCAGAGTTCACTCTTAAATCTTTGCAGTCATGGCAG TGGGCCAGCAACAGTGTCTACTACCTGTTAGGGTTGTGGTCTAGATTGGTGGCTTCTGTTCCATATTTGAAGGGTGATGCACCAAGCTTACTCGGTGAATATGTTCCTAAGATTACTGAAAGTTTCATCACATCAAGATTCAATTCCGTGCAG GCTGGATTACCTGATGATCTTGAGAACCCCTTAGACAATGCTGAACTTCTTCAGGATCAATTAGATTGCCTTCCAAATTTATGCAGATTTCAG TATGAAAGCAGtagtttatttataataaacataACGGAGCCTGTCCTGCAAATATACACG GAAAGGGCAAGATTACAGATTAGTGATAGCAATGACCTCTCTGTGATTGAAGACAAGCTTGCTTGGATTGTTCATATTGCTGCAGCAATTCTCAAGACAAAACAATGTAATGGTTGCAG TGTGGAATCTCAGGAAGTGCTAGATGCCGAAATTGCAGCTCGAGTTCTGCAGTTGATTAATGTAACTGACAGTGGAGTGCACAGTCAG AGGTATGGTGAAGTAAGCAAACAAAGACTTGATAGGGCAATACTTATTTTTTTTCAGCATTTCCGAAAatcttatataggagatcaagcAATTCATTCTTCCAAG CAGTTATATGCCCGGCTATCAGAGCTTCTTGGCCTACACGATCATCTATTACTGTTGAATATGATTGTTGGCAAGATAGCAACTAACCTGAAGTGTTACATTGAG AGTGAAGAGGTCATTGATCACACTTTAAGTTTGTTCTTGGAGCTTGCAACTGG CTTCATGACTGGGAAGCTACTTATGAAGTTGGATACAGTGAAGTTTATCATTGCCAATCATACG AGGGAACATTTTCCATTTTTGGATGCAAAGAAGTGCTCCCGCAGCAGAACGATTTTCTATTACACAATTGGCTGGTTGATATTCATGGAGGATTGTCCTGTTAAATTTAAATCTTCAATGGATCCACTCCAGCAG GTTTTCCTCAATTTGGAATCAACTCCCGATTCAGTGTTTCGAACAGATGCCGTTAAATATGCACTTGTTGGTTTGATGAGAGACCTTAGAGGAATTGCAATGTCCACAAATAG CCGCCGAACTTATGGCTTTTTATTTGACTGGTTGTATCCCGCACACATGCCTCTAATCTTAAAAGGAATCTCACATTGGACTGACACCCCAGAG GTTACGACCCCATTGTTGAAGTTCATGGCTGAGTTTGTGCTAAATAAATCTCAACGTTTGACATTTGACTCGTCTTCTCCAAATGGGATACTTCTCTTCAGAGAAGTCAGCAAACTGATTGTCGCCTATGGATCTAGAATTTTGACTTTTCCAAATGCTGCGGATGTATATACATACAAGTACAAAGGAATATGGATATGTTTAACAATACTATCAAGAG CCCTTTCAGGAAACTATGTCAACTTTGGTGTGTTTGAGTTATACGGTGACAGAGCTCTATCCGATGCACTTGATGCTGCTCTAAAGATGACACTGTCAATTCCCATGTCTGATATATTGGCTTATCGAAAG CTAACAAAGGCTTATTTTGCATTCTTGGAGGTTTTGTTCTACAGCCACCTCACTTTCATCTTGAGCTTGGACACAAACACCTTTGTGCATTTAGTTGGCTCCCTCGAATCTGGTCTAAAAGGCTTGGATACAAGTATATCATCACAG TGTGCATCTGCTGTTGATAACTTGGTTGCTTTCTATTTTAACAACATCAAATTGGGAGAGAATCCAAATTTACCTGCATCGGTCAATCTTGCTCGTCATATTGCAGAGTGTCCCACTCTCTTCCCAGAA ATTTTGAAGACTCTGTTTGAGATCTTATTGTTTGAAGACTGTAGCAACCAATGGAGCCTGAGCAGGCCAATGTTAAGCTTGATACTCATTAATGAGAAG ACATTCTCTGATTTGAAAGCTCAAATCTTGTCATCACAG CCAATAAATCGTCAAAAGCAGCTCTCTCTATGTTTTGATAAACTTATGGCAGACATAACTGAAAAATTAGACTCAAAAAACAGGGATAGGTTTACTCAAAACCTCACCATATTTCGGCATGACTTCCGTGCcaaataa
- the LOC131660474 gene encoding uncharacterized protein LOC131660474 isoform X2, which produces MELAQLEALCERLYNSQDSVERAHAENTLKCFSMNTEYISQCQYILDHALTPYALMLASSSLLKQVTEHSLDLKLRLDIWTYLINYLGTRGPELQPFVTASLIQLLCRVTKFGWFDDDRFRDLVKESMNFLSQATPGHYAIGLRILNQLISEMNQANAGLPATKHRRVACSFRDQSLFQIFQISLTSLSQLKNDAISQLQELALSLSLKCLSFDFVGTSVDESSDEFGTVQIPSPWKSVLEDSSTLQLFFDHYAITKPPLSKEALECLVRLASVRRSLFTNDATRSKFLAHLMTGTKVILQTGQGLADHNNYHEFCRLLGRFRVNYQLSELVNVEGYSDWIRLVAEFTLKSLQSWQWASNSVYYLLGLWSRLVASVPYLKGDAPSLLGEYVPKITESFITSRFNSVQAGLPDDLENPLDNAELLQDQLDCLPNLCRFQYESSSLFIINITEPVLQIYTERARLQISDSNDLSVIEDKLAWIVHIAAAILKTKQCNGCSVESQEVLDAEIAARVLQLINVTDSGVHSQRYGEVSKQRLDRAILIFFQHFRKSYIGDQAIHSSKLYARLSELLGLHDHLLLLNMIVGKIATNLKCYIESEEVIDHTLSLFLELATGFMTGKLLMKLDTVKFIIANHTREHFPFLDAKKCSRSRTIFYYTIGWLIFMEDCPVKFKSSMDPLQQVFLNLESTPDSVFRTDAVKYALVGLMRDLRGIAMSTNSRRTYGFLFDWLYPAHMPLILKGISHWTDTPEVTTPLLKFMAEFVLNKSQRLTFDSSSPNGILLFREVSKLIVAYGSRILTFPNAADVYTYKYKGIWICLTILSRALSGNYVNFGVFELYGDRALSDALDAALKMTLSIPMSDILAYRKLTKAYFAFLEVLFYSHLTFILSLDTNTFVHLVGSLESGLKGLDTSISSQCASAVDNLVAFYFNNIKLGENPNLPASVNLARHIAECPTLFPEILKTLFEILLFEDCSNQWSLSRPMLSLILINEKTFSDLKAQILSSQPINRQKQLSLCFDKLMADITEKLDSKNRDRFTQNLTIFRHDFRAK; this is translated from the exons ATGGAGTTGGCGCAACTGGAAGCATTGTGTGAGAGGCTTTACAATTCTCAGGACTCAGTTGAACGTGCTCATGCGGAGAATACACTGAAATGCTTCTCTATGAACACTGAATACATTTCTCAATGCCAATATATTCTTGATCATGCTTTGACACCTTATGCATTGATGCTTGCTAGTTCTAGTTTGTTGAAACAAGTTACCGAACATAGTCTTGATTTGAAGCTCCGTCTCGATATAt GGACCTACCTGATCAACTATCTAGGGACCAGAGGACCTGAGTTACAGCCGTTTGTGACTGCTTCTCTGATCCAACTTTTGTGTCGAGTAACGAAATTCGGATGGTTTGATGATGATAGATTTCGGGACTTGGTCAAAGAATCAATGAACTTCTTGAGTCAG GCAACACCGGGTCATTATGCCATTGGTTTGAGGATATTGAATCAGCTTATTTCTGAGATGAATCAG GCTAATGCTGGGTTACCTGCAACAAAGCATCGAAGAGTAGCTTGCTCCTTCAGGGATCAATCTCTATTTCAAATATTTCAGATATCTCTAACATCGTTGAGTCAGTTGAAGAATGATG CAATCAGTCAGTTGCAAGAATTGGCACTTTCTCTCTCTTTGAAATGTTTATCATTTGATTTTGTGGGGACATCTGTGGATGAAAGTTCCGATGAGTTTGGCACAGTTCAG ATTCCATCACCCTGGAAATCAGTCTTGGAGGATTCTTCAACGTTACAACTATTTTTTGATCACTATGCCATTACAAAGCCTCCTCTTTCGAAGGAA GCACTGGAGTGCTTAGTGCGACTAGCGTCTGTAAGACGTTCTTTGTTTACAAATGATGCTACCCGGTCCAAGTTTTTGGCCCATTTAATGACAGGAACCAAAGTAATCCTGCAAACAGGGCAAG GTCTTGCAGATCATAATAATTACCATGAGTTTTGCCGTCTTCTTGGTCGGTTCAGAGTGAATTACCAG TTGTCAGAGCTAGTTAATGTGGAAGGTTATAGCGATTGGATACGTTTGGTTGCAGAGTTCACTCTTAAATCTTTGCAGTCATGGCAG TGGGCCAGCAACAGTGTCTACTACCTGTTAGGGTTGTGGTCTAGATTGGTGGCTTCTGTTCCATATTTGAAGGGTGATGCACCAAGCTTACTCGGTGAATATGTTCCTAAGATTACTGAAAGTTTCATCACATCAAGATTCAATTCCGTGCAG GCTGGATTACCTGATGATCTTGAGAACCCCTTAGACAATGCTGAACTTCTTCAGGATCAATTAGATTGCCTTCCAAATTTATGCAGATTTCAG TATGAAAGCAGtagtttatttataataaacataACGGAGCCTGTCCTGCAAATATACACG GAAAGGGCAAGATTACAGATTAGTGATAGCAATGACCTCTCTGTGATTGAAGACAAGCTTGCTTGGATTGTTCATATTGCTGCAGCAATTCTCAAGACAAAACAATGTAATGGTTGCAG TGTGGAATCTCAGGAAGTGCTAGATGCCGAAATTGCAGCTCGAGTTCTGCAGTTGATTAATGTAACTGACAGTGGAGTGCACAGTCAG AGGTATGGTGAAGTAAGCAAACAAAGACTTGATAGGGCAATACTTATTTTTTTTCAGCATTTCCGAAAatcttatataggagatcaagcAATTCATTCTTCCAAG TTATATGCCCGGCTATCAGAGCTTCTTGGCCTACACGATCATCTATTACTGTTGAATATGATTGTTGGCAAGATAGCAACTAACCTGAAGTGTTACATTGAG AGTGAAGAGGTCATTGATCACACTTTAAGTTTGTTCTTGGAGCTTGCAACTGG CTTCATGACTGGGAAGCTACTTATGAAGTTGGATACAGTGAAGTTTATCATTGCCAATCATACG AGGGAACATTTTCCATTTTTGGATGCAAAGAAGTGCTCCCGCAGCAGAACGATTTTCTATTACACAATTGGCTGGTTGATATTCATGGAGGATTGTCCTGTTAAATTTAAATCTTCAATGGATCCACTCCAGCAG GTTTTCCTCAATTTGGAATCAACTCCCGATTCAGTGTTTCGAACAGATGCCGTTAAATATGCACTTGTTGGTTTGATGAGAGACCTTAGAGGAATTGCAATGTCCACAAATAG CCGCCGAACTTATGGCTTTTTATTTGACTGGTTGTATCCCGCACACATGCCTCTAATCTTAAAAGGAATCTCACATTGGACTGACACCCCAGAG GTTACGACCCCATTGTTGAAGTTCATGGCTGAGTTTGTGCTAAATAAATCTCAACGTTTGACATTTGACTCGTCTTCTCCAAATGGGATACTTCTCTTCAGAGAAGTCAGCAAACTGATTGTCGCCTATGGATCTAGAATTTTGACTTTTCCAAATGCTGCGGATGTATATACATACAAGTACAAAGGAATATGGATATGTTTAACAATACTATCAAGAG CCCTTTCAGGAAACTATGTCAACTTTGGTGTGTTTGAGTTATACGGTGACAGAGCTCTATCCGATGCACTTGATGCTGCTCTAAAGATGACACTGTCAATTCCCATGTCTGATATATTGGCTTATCGAAAG CTAACAAAGGCTTATTTTGCATTCTTGGAGGTTTTGTTCTACAGCCACCTCACTTTCATCTTGAGCTTGGACACAAACACCTTTGTGCATTTAGTTGGCTCCCTCGAATCTGGTCTAAAAGGCTTGGATACAAGTATATCATCACAG TGTGCATCTGCTGTTGATAACTTGGTTGCTTTCTATTTTAACAACATCAAATTGGGAGAGAATCCAAATTTACCTGCATCGGTCAATCTTGCTCGTCATATTGCAGAGTGTCCCACTCTCTTCCCAGAA ATTTTGAAGACTCTGTTTGAGATCTTATTGTTTGAAGACTGTAGCAACCAATGGAGCCTGAGCAGGCCAATGTTAAGCTTGATACTCATTAATGAGAAG ACATTCTCTGATTTGAAAGCTCAAATCTTGTCATCACAG CCAATAAATCGTCAAAAGCAGCTCTCTCTATGTTTTGATAAACTTATGGCAGACATAACTGAAAAATTAGACTCAAAAAACAGGGATAGGTTTACTCAAAACCTCACCATATTTCGGCATGACTTCCGTGCcaaataa